The following nucleotide sequence is from Euzebyales bacterium.
TGCCGAACAGGGCGCCGGCGGTGCTGATGGCCGACAGCCGTCCGACGGTCCGTCCGGTCTCGCGCAGGCTCTCGAGCTGGATCTTGACCACCATCGGCGTCACGGCGGACAGCACGGTGGCCGGTGCGAAGAAGCCCAGCAGCGCGAGCGTCACGATCGACACCGGGCTGCGTCCGGCCAGCGCGGGGCCGAACAGCCGGATGAGGGGAAGACAGGCCAGTGCCAGCAGGCCGCCGAACGCGATCACCGGGCCGAGCATCGTCCGTGGGTCGCGGGCGTCCGCCTGTCGGCCACCCCACCAGGCGCCGAGGGCGATGCCCGCCAGCACGACGCCGATCACGCCCGTGTAGGTCTCCAGGGTCACGCCGACGTACGGCGCCAGCAGTCGACCTGCGAGGATCTCGAGCATCAACACGCCCGCGGACGTGGCGAAGACGATGGCGGACGCGAGAAGGGCCGGCATGGCCGACAGTATGCCGGGCTGCGACGGCACGGCAGCGCGCGACCTCCGGGGCGGAGGCGGGCGGGGCGGCAACGTCGGCGGCCGGCCCGAGGCGCGCGGTGACGAAGGACCGCCGACGAAGGGAACGCGGGTGGGAGACGCCGACGCCGTGCGCCGGGCCACGGCCGCGCAGTTGCACACGCAGGCACGGTCGTGTGCCGAGATGGGTTCGCCGCTGTACGCGCACCTGCTGGAGCGTGCCGCCGCCGACTGCGCCGCCGAGGGACCGGTGTGGCAGGTGCTGCGCGACCATGCCGCTCCGGCCCGCGGTGATGCGCTGGCGTTGCGGTTCATGGCTGCCGTGCACCGGCTCGTGCTGCAGCGAGGCGCACCGTGGCTGGCGATGTTCTACCCGAGCGTCGGTGGGTCCGGCGGACCCGATGGCGCCTGGGAGGCCTTCCGCGCGGCGCTGGTCGAGCATGGCGGCCGGATCTCGGCGGATGTGGCACGCCCGTGCCAGACCAACGAGGTCGGGCGCGCCGCCGCGATCGCCGTCGGGCTGCTCACCGTCGTTCGCGCCACCGGGATGCCCCTCCGGCTGCGCGAGGTGGGCGCGAGCGCGGGACTGAACCTGCGCTGCGACCGGTTCCTCATCGGCGGCGCGGGTGTCACGATGGGAGACCCGGCGAGTCCGGTGGACCTCTCGGGCCACTGGCGGACGCCGCCGCCGTGGGTGCCCGACCGGCTGCCGGTCACCGACCGCCGGGGATGCGACCGCGACCCGGTCGATCCGCTGACCGCCGAGGGACGGCTGGCGCTGACCGCGTCGGTCTGGGCCGACCAGCATGAACGGCACCAACGCCTGCGTGGGGCGCTCGCGCTGGCCGAGGAGGTCCCGGCGGCAGTGGATCAGGCGATGCTCGACGTGTGGGCCCGCGACCAACTGGCGGAGCCGCCGTCGGGTG
It contains:
- a CDS encoding DUF2332 domain-containing protein, coding for MADSMPGCDGTAARDLRGGGGRGGNVGGRPEARGDEGPPTKGTRVGDADAVRRATAAQLHTQARSCAEMGSPLYAHLLERAAADCAAEGPVWQVLRDHAAPARGDALALRFMAAVHRLVLQRGAPWLAMFYPSVGGSGGPDGAWEAFRAALVEHGGRISADVARPCQTNEVGRAAAIAVGLLTVVRATGMPLRLREVGASAGLNLRCDRFLIGGAGVTMGDPASPVDLSGHWRTPPPWVPDRLPVTDRRGCDRDPVDPLTAEGRLALTASVWADQHERHQRLRGALALAEEVPAAVDQAMLDVWARDQLAEPPSGVATVLYHSVVLEYVPAHMRAAFVATVAEAGERATPDRPLAWLRVEPVSRLRHHGVELTMWPGGATIQLARCGAHGADVVWAADDKLPPRG